The nucleotide sequence CACGTCTTgctttattatttgtttttaagacagGCATGTATTTTGACAGGCTAAAAGTGAAATTCATTAAGTAGAATTAAACAGCACTTAAAATTAAATGATACTTAATACGAACATTTACAGAACATAGGACCAATCTATGAAATGAATGATCGGCAACAGTCGTTACATTTGGTATTATAGATTGATTTTAAAACTGAACACtcaaaatgtgaaattttacatatttaaaaaatacatttttggatCTTTTATTACACTCAATCTTAAAACACCACTTATTCTGCGATATAAATATTATGAAATTATATAGTTAACAGTTGGCTTGGTCTGTTAAGGTAAATAGCAGGATCTCTGCTGTTCATGTTTGACTTTGTTCTACAGCAAAGTGTTAGGAAACTAAGCCTTATATTTAGAAGAAGCAAGATAATGTAAATAAAAACCCCACGCTCTGCCTGCCCTCCCACTTCAGCATACAGTCTTACAATCTTTTTTGATTTATAGGCTCTATTTTGCCCCACGACTATGCAGATCCTGACACAGAGTATTTAGGTTCACTAAAACTGGACTCGACTTTCTTTCAGAGATCCTTCGATTACTTCAGACTCCCAGGGTTTTGTCAAGCAcatataaaaaccaaaaaactccaaaGCTATACAACTCTGCATATATGAATTAGGAGCAAAGGAGACATCTCTTGAAGTATCAGATATTGGCAAGTGCTTACTTTGTGCATTCTTAAATTATTCTAGTTCTTGGCATGAGCATGTGCTAAGTCTGAATACAAATCACAACATACACCATATTTGGGATTTACATTTTAACATTAATTTCTCAGTTACAGTGATTTTTTAATCTCGTATTACACAGTACAGAGTTACAAATTTACCTTCTTCTGGACCTGTATGCGTTTCCAtctcttcttttatttcctctttcactTCTTCTTCCATCATAACTTTTCCTACAGAAAGGGTTGTTAAACTACGGTTATATGGTTTTGAAAAACcggatgtatttttttctggattagCAGCTTTAGCACATGTGCACAACATTAACAAGTACTCAGTGCCACATTTGGCAGCAATTTAGAAAGGTTCTATGACACTGCAATAGAGAAACGCAGCTAACAGTTCAGGCATGCTACGAGTGTAACGTAAAGCACTGAATGAGATGATGTCCCATGCCAAAAAGTTCCACCGAAATTACTAAcaggaagaaagtgaaatatGCAAATACGCAAAACATAATGCAATGTCTTAGCTATATTATGACTTTATATTGAATTTTTAGTGTAAAGCTTAGCGTACCTAGTAATTGAGAAGCATTACACTGTAGTTTAAGATATCCCAAGAACTCTTTTGGCAGATGAGCTTCCCAGCTCCTATCTTGGGTAACAGTACTAAGTAACATACATGTAGCTAAACTGAAACTCCAGATTTCACTGCTTAACCTGAGATTTCTGTCAAACCGCTGCATATTTCTATTAGATTAGACACTACATATCGGCTTGTCATGAGTGAGATTCAGAAGAACTTGGTAGTTCTGATCAGCTCCATAGCtcttactctttaaaaaaatatcttgctACAAAATGAACCACATTAAAATGTGCAGATGATCCATGTTAGCAAAAATTATGGTCTGATGTAATATTACAGCCATCTCAAAGTTTTATTAAACTACCTGTTCTGAGATGAGAGTAGAGCAGCCAAGAATAAGAGGCTGCTCTCACATCTTACCTTCTCTCACTTCTTGAATCATTTCATCAGGAAGAGCAAAATTCTTCTCTATATTAGGGAATGGAAGAATCTCAGACTCgtgcttagaaaaaaaagaaacatctctaTGAATTACTTCGGTATAAACTTTAATTTGGATTTAGAAGTGCAATTTCAACTTCTATTTTACATGCAATTAGTAGctaaataattcttaaaaagaGGCTCCTGATGTCAAACTCATTACTAAGGTCGAGATATCTCAGATCACGACTCAGGATGATTTGAGGTAACTTTGGGAACCCAGACATGGCAAATTCTTATGCAAACACAGTATAACCTCCTTATTTGACACTCAACTACATATGTAAACATTTGCTGGATCAGCATTTGGGCAATTTTAATAAACAATGTCAGAACACAGTATAGAAGAAATAACACAACAACAAGCCACTGCAAGTTTCCTTGTCTCCACCTAATCTACTTTCACACAGGGAAAACCTCATCAACTCTCTGGAATGAAACACGATTCTTACTAACATGAAAGGTGTAACAGGCCCAGTGACTTAGGCCTATCAAACTCCCTGAATTCTAAGAAATAAGAAAGTGGCTGCATCAACCCTTTATACTCACAAGAGCCTGCATATCATACATGGTGCTCAGGTGGTCCCAAATCACTTTGGAAGAAATCTGCCGTCCAATATTCTGACTGAATTTATCCCGGATACAAATCATGTGGAAGTGGCGATTCACACCTGGGGGAAGAACTCAGTGCAGTTAACACTACTAATAACTTACATACATGACacgatttttaaaaaaagcatcctATCATTACAAGGAAATCATACAGTATGGGAGAGACACATAGCAATCTCAGCAGCCCTACCTGGCTGATATTTTCTACGATTCTGTTCATTTCACCCTACGGCACAAGTACTATTCTGGAGAGGGGCTGAGGGTGCCCCCCTGACTGATGCTTCCACACAGGGCTGCAGCCAGAACTTATAGAGCAGCTGCGTGATAAACAACTGAAGGAAAGTATAAGGCAGCAGAGTCAAGAAAGGTGATGGCAAGAGGGAGTGTGGAGGTGTAAGGAGCCAATGAAGGAAGAAcgttgtttttacaaaactagGGAGCTGGCACCTGACCCCAGTGGGGGGAAGGACTGAAAGACATCtgactatgaatccttaattaAAACGAAGTCTCTTCGAACTAATCCCAAATGCAAACTGATTACTGTGTTTAAGAAGTTAAGCTAGCGGGAAGGGtaaccaaagagccaggaatccatattttaaataaatcagtaaGGGGAGGGGGCTGTTAGAATTAAatgaatgagacaggtaaactgaggcaggtgtcGGGGGGTCTGTAAACCCCGCAGTACCAACCCCTGGGGAACAGGAGAGGGAATTTTTGGCAGGCATTTGGGAGGGATATAAGCAGAGGCTTTTTGCCTTATTCCCCGTGCAtgcctttaggtagaacacccgatTTTGCAAAAtcgttaataaaatatgctttgccgAGAGATCGTGCCGGGGCCTGTTATATTGGCAAGATGATGGTTTCCTACAGAGGGCTGGCCCGGTGTCCCCGGAGGCCGGAGCACACGGCGCCTCCTTCCCCGCAGGCCCCGCCACGACCGGGAGAAGCCCCGGGGCCCTCTCCCGGCTGCTGCGGGCCCGTGAGGCCGCCAGACCCGGGCTGAAAGGCCCCTCACACtcgccccgcccggcccctgCCGCTCCGGGCCCAGCGCCTGGCTCTCCTCCCCGGCCAGCGCCGCTACCCGAGCCCGCGGCCTGCTCTCACCTACGGGCTTGTGGCCCAGCATGGCGTGGAACAGGCAAACCTCCACTTCGGGGCTCCACACCACCACCGCCTCCTCGGCCGGCACGCCGGGCTCCGGGCCGccggccgctgccgccgcggcGGCCGCAACAGCGGCAGCGACCGCAGCCgccgctcccggcccggccgcgggcagcggcggctTCTCCACAGCGGCCGCCGAGCCGCCCTCCGCCTCGCCCATGGCCGCCCCGCGCGGGCCCGCAGCGGCTCctgccggccgggccgggggaggcggggccggggggcggccctggggcccggggcgcggggctggcGTTGACTCGGGCTTGGGGCGGGCCGGCGTTGTCGTCAGAGAgtcatagaatgccctgagttggaagcgAAACGGGGAAATGAACTTGTGTCATTATTTTGTCAgcgctggggagctctggggatcatcctccatcaGTGCTCCGAAGACTCGATGCTCTcgcgttgcttatattcacataattattacatatgcattacagtttttgaaaattttgacatacagtACATTTATACTAAGAAATAGTTAGAAATAGTTAATGGTGTTAGAATTGTTTAGTTCCTGACgtacaatacatctattaattattagttaaatataaactaagcactctgcttctaaacaatttattacttaatcttctgtctccctcttgtcatgcagaaggatctaaaacttgaaaaatatcccctcgttttgcaggtggtcagaaagcatttgtcTCATGTCAATTGGTATGTCTTTGTATGATGGGTAcgtcttttgtaacttaatcacagtgtGCATTAATTTcgcagcttctcttcagaatAGACCCACAcggatcatccagtccaacccctgtccctgcacaagGCAACCCtgcagttcacaccgtgtgtgTAGGAAACAATTACCTTGCCAATAGAATAagcccaggcaggatctctcagcaaagcatattttaataacaattttgcaagaccgggtgttctacctaaaggcaGGCACACggaatagggcaaaaagcccccgcTTATATCTCCCCCAAATCCAGGCTGCAATTTCCCTCATTCCCCAGGggttggtactgcagggtttacagaccacgcgaccctgcctcagtttacctgtctcattcatctaattctaacagCCCCCTCCCCTTATggatctatttaaaatatggattcctggctcttcggctacccttccccctagattaacttttgtaaatacaggtatcagtttGCATTCAGGGATTAGttcaaagagactttgttttaaattaaagatttATGGTCTGATGTATTTCAGTCCTTTCCCCCTGCCGGGGTCAGGTGCCAGATCAGTTGTCAAAACAGCTTTCCTCCTTCAGTGGCTCCTtacatgtgtctgagggtgttgtccagtctctttttGTCATCACTTaatgaatcctgtctgcaattgctaacctaaagatgTGTAAATCTTTCTGGTTTAGCTCAGTCTACTCATACAACAAAGAaaagagtgacttgcaaaacactcACAAACTACAGACCCTACTGACGGtgcagctttagacattttgCAACCTgcacaattagttgagtcttgctttaacatgttggataaagtgtccttcagctgaatGTTGCTCATTCTGCACTAAAATGATTATGTAATGTAATATGCAATTGTGtaaccaattggctctttaggacTGCCCTGAGCAGTGATACAATTTCATATTAAcaccttttacttttcttgctggcgtgctggctttattccagcgttgagacttgcgcaactctgtaataaacaacatttcatctctgtgtgctaaatttgGCTCATTCGGATGCGCACTGAGTAAAGAACCCTGGTTTTGGGACAACAGCGTGTGCTGGGGACGGAGCCTGTCCCCTCAGACATGGGACGGGGCCACCAGGTGCCTCCGA is from Caloenas nicobarica isolate bCalNic1 chromosome 15, bCalNic1.hap1, whole genome shotgun sequence and encodes:
- the MRGBP gene encoding MRG/MORF4L-binding protein; its protein translation is MGEAEGGSAAAVEKPPLPAAGPGAAAAVAAAVAAAAAAAAGGPEPGVPAEEAVVVWSPEVEVCLFHAMLGHKPVGVNRHFHMICIRDKFSQNIGRQISSKVIWDHLSTMYDMQALHESEILPFPNIEKNFALPDEMIQEVREGKVMMEEEVKEEIKEEMETHTGPEEVFAPSGSLGKTTEKPSSKEKEKTSSDSGSKEGCDKRKRSRVTEKVLNANSNPSSPSAAKRRRT